In the Ptychodera flava strain L36383 unplaced genomic scaffold, AS_Pfla_20210202 Scaffold_29__1_contigs__length_4469600_pilon, whole genome shotgun sequence genome, one interval contains:
- the LOC139127152 gene encoding uncharacterized protein → MEAALFKIPAHNKAQQRRRRNPGKFSYLYMGAEAEKILTRFKFDAEADANDYEKVLKKFDEHFVPRNNVVHERARFRHRVQKAGETVEAYVRDLYHIVNKCEYGDRDEHIRDQLIFGIQDKELSRKLQCKPNITVEKAVDMAMYSETVTHQVAAQGKAQALDEVAQKGKSKFRSGKNPHRSKREENSRGACTRCGRKHEKGDCPAKGKQCNKCKKTGHFAAVCRSKGVKEVTTAESGDEVGSVKHSLFLGEVSSAGKRQGDWQVNLKINRKVINFKIDLEPTSLLSLRKHTNAFQSVQF, encoded by the coding sequence ATGGAAGCAGCGCTTTTCAAGATACCGGCTCATAACAAAGCTCAACAAAGAAGACGGAGAAATCCAGGTAAATTCTCTTATCTATATATGGGAGCTGAGGCAGAGAAAATCCTCACGCGATTCAAATTCGATGCAGAAGCAGATGCAAACGACTATGAGAAAGTCTTGAAGAAATTTGATGAGCACTTTGTTCCCAGAAACAATGTCGTCCATGAAAGGGCACGTTTCCGCCATCGCGTACAAAAGGCAGGGGAAACCGTGGAGGCATATGTGAGAGATCTTTACCATATAGTCAACAAATGTGAGTACGGTGACAGGGATGAGCACATCAGAGATCAGTTAATCTTTGGCATTCAGGATAAAGAACTGTCACGGAAACTACAGTGTAAACCCAACATAACAGTAGAAAAAGCTGTAGACATGGCAATGTATTCTGAAACAGTGACCCACCAAGTAGCAGCACAAGGGAAAGCCCAGGCTTTAGATGAAGTTGCACAGAAAGGCAAAAGCAAATTTCGGTCTGGTAAAAACCCCCATAGAAGTAAAAGGGAGGAAAATTCCAGAGGTGCCTGCACTAGGTGTGGCCGTAAACATGAGAAGGGTGATTGCCCAGCCAAAGGAAAGCAgtgtaataaatgcaaaaagACCGGACACTTTGCAGCTGTCTGCAGAAGTAAAGGTGTCAAAGAGGTCACTACCGCCGAAAGTGGTGATGAAGTTGGGTCAGTAAAACATTCACTTTTTCTCGGAGAAGTTTCCAGCGCGGGAAAAAGGCAGGGTGACTGGCAGGTAAATTTGAAGATTAACAGAAAAGTAATTAACTTCAAGATTGATCTGGAGCCGACATCACTGTTATCTCTGAGAAAGCACACAAACGCATTCCaaagtgtgcaattttga
- the LOC139127153 gene encoding uncharacterized protein: MDYYSRYLEIIHMTSTTSEQVIGKLQNLFARWGIPEEIFSNNGPQFSSAEFQEFGRKYRFRCTTSSPHYPQSNGEAESGVRIAKKILKQDDVFLALMSYRATPIAATGMSPCQLMMGRQIRTTLPTIAAKLEPRQPDLELVRAADKKVKGAYERSFNKRHGAKSLPELLPGDNVQVKLDGEKGWKTPARVLQAGTAPRSYIVQTPRGTLRRNRRQLLFVSRPDKTERKTLDLSMFDNDESAVPVTPTPVEKSTPTVEQKQQPVENISLPMPEAQGKQTDVIRTRSGRAVKKPVRYYDEYC, from the coding sequence ATGGACTACTACAGCAGATACTTAGAAATCATACATATGACAAGTACAACCAGCGAACAAGTAATTGGAAAACTGCAAAATCTGTTTGCCCGATGGGGAATTCCAGAAGAAATATTCTCCAACAATGGTCCGCAGTTTTCATCAGCAGAGTTCCAAGAGTTCGGCAGAAAGTATCGATTTCGATGCACCACATCTAGTCCACATTACCCACAATCCAACGGGGAGGCAGAAAGTGGAGTACGCATCGCAAAGAAAATCCTAAAGCAAGATGACGTATTTCTTGCATTAATGAGCTACAGAGCAACTCCAATAGCAGCAACCGGCATGAGTCCATGTCAACTGATGATGGGACGCCAAATTCGTACCACACTGCCTACAATAGCAGCAAAACTAGAGCCAAGACAACCTGACTTGGAATTAGTCAGAGCTGCAGATAAAAAGGTAAAAGGTGCATACGAGCGATCATTCAACAAAAGACACGGAGCCAAAAGTTTGCCAGAGCTGTTACCTGGAGACAACGTCCAAGTGAAATTGGATGGAGAAAAAGGATGGAAAACTCCAGCCAGGGTACTGCAAGCGGGTACAGCACCACGCTCATACATTGTGCAAACACCAAGAGGTACTCTGAGAAGAAACCGAAGACAACTACTATTTGTGTCAAGGCCAGACAAAACAGAGAGGAAGACCTTGGATCTATCAATGTTTGACAACGATGAGTCAGCAGTTCCAGTTACACCAACCCCAGTAGAGAAGTCAACGCCCACAGtggaacaaaaacaacaaccggTTGAAAATATCTCACTGCCTATGCCAGAAGCTCAGGGAAAACAAACAGATGTAATCAGAACCCGGAGTGGAAGAGCAgttaagaagcctgtgagaTACTACGATGAATACTGTTAA